The Misgurnus anguillicaudatus chromosome 21, ASM2758022v2, whole genome shotgun sequence genome includes a window with the following:
- the LOC129452210 gene encoding uncharacterized protein isoform X3, translating to MMECVKEETDPESFIITPQHTQQQRDLVEVEGQERNEMRNVHQDHNYMTHQERVKAKTVFTCHLCDKTFSQKGHLTCHLRIHTGERPYACSQCEKTFVQKSHLMEHMRNHRDERPFACPQCDKGFISKGRLNYHIKTHSTERPYVCPQCGQTYIFKESLKKHMVVHTHTKPFSCPQCGKRFSHQRSFNAHMKCHSSDGPYTCSHCGKSFPCKANLENHIRIHTGEKPFTCPQCDKSFRQQIQLRYHIRIHTGERPYSCHLCDKSFRQKDNLKHHIRVHTGERPYACHLCDKSYIYAQDLRNHLRYHSNERLFSCDQCDKKFVLASVLKDHLKTHSKEKPYLCSICGKGFQSLKNVNQHHRRHTHVKSHVCSVCDKAFLRPAELKQHLKIHEKNTKSAEIV from the coding sequence ACTTGGTGGAAGTGGAAGGTCAAGAACGCAATGAAATGAGGAACGTACATCAGGACCACAATTATATGACCCATCAAGAAAGAGTTAAAGCCAAAACTGTGTTTACGTGCCATTTATGTGATAAGACTTTCTCACAAAAAGGGCACCTAACGTGTCACCTAAGGATTCACACGGGTGAGAGGCCTTACGCGTGCTCCCAATGTGAGAAGACTTTCGTCCAAAAAAGTCACCTTATGGAACACATGAGGAATCACAGAGATGAGAGGCCTTTTGCCTGCCCTCAGTGTGATAAAGGTTTTATTAGTAAAGGAAGACTTAATTATCACATAAAGACTCACAGTACTGAAAGGCCGTACGTCTGCCCTCAATGTGGACAGACTTACATATTTAAAGAATCTCTTAAGAAGCACATGGTTGTTCACACTCACACAAAACCTTTCTCATGccctcagtgtggaaagaggtTTTCACATCAGAGAAGTTTTAATGCACACATGAAATGCCACAGTAGTGATGGACCGTACACCTGCTCTcattgtggaaagagtttccCATGTAAAGCAAATCTAGAGAATCACATacgaattcacactggagagaaacctttcacGTGCCCTCAGTGTGATAAGAGTTTTAGGCAACAAATACAACTTAGATATCACAtacgaattcatacaggtgagagGCCTTACTCTTGCCATCTTTGTGATAAGAGTTTTAGACAAAAAGACAATCTTAAGCATCACATACGGGTTCATACAGGTGAGAGACCCTACGCATGCCATCTGTGTGATAAAAGTTACATATATGCACAAGATCTTAGAAATCATCTGCGCTATCACTCGAATGAAAGGCTGTTTAGCTGCGATCAGTGCGATAAGAAGTTTGTTTTGGCATCTGTGCTTAAAGATCACTTAAAGACTCATTCAAAAGAGAAGCCGTATCTCTGTTCTATTTGTGGGAAGGGTTTTCAATCACTCAAAAATGTTAATCAGCATCATAGGAGGCATACACATGTGAAAAGCCATGTGTGCTCCGTGTGTGATAAAGCCTTTCTGAGACCTGCAGAACTCAAGCAGCACCTAAAGATCCATGAAAAAAACACTAAAAGTGCTGAGATTGTGTAA
- the LOC129452210 gene encoding uncharacterized protein isoform X2 gives MMECVKEETDPESFTITPQCTEQQRDLVEVEGQERNEMRNVHQDHNYMTHQERVKAKTVFTCHLCDKTFSQKGHLTCHLRIHTGERPYACSQCEKTFVQKSHLMEHMRNHRDERPFACPQCDKGFISKGRLNYHIKTHSTERPYVCPQCGQTYIFKESLKKHMVVHTHTKPFSCPQCGKRFSHQRSFNAHMKCHSSDGPYTCSHCGKSFPCKANLENHIRIHTGEKPFTCPQCDKSFRQQIQLRYHIRIHTGERPYSCHLCDKSFRQKDNLKHHIRVHTGERPYACHLCDKSYIYAQDLRNHLRYHSNERLFSCDQCDKKFVLASVLKDHLKTHSKEKPYLCSICGKGFQSLKNVNQHHRRHTHVKSHVCSVCDKAFLRPAELKQHLKIHEKNTKSAEIV, from the coding sequence ACTTGGTGGAAGTGGAAGGTCAAGAACGCAATGAAATGAGGAACGTACATCAGGACCACAATTATATGACCCATCAAGAAAGAGTTAAAGCCAAAACTGTGTTTACGTGCCATTTATGTGATAAGACTTTCTCACAAAAAGGGCACCTAACGTGTCACCTAAGGATTCACACGGGTGAGAGGCCTTACGCGTGCTCCCAATGTGAGAAGACTTTCGTCCAAAAAAGTCACCTTATGGAACACATGAGGAATCACAGAGATGAGAGGCCTTTTGCCTGCCCTCAGTGTGATAAAGGTTTTATTAGTAAAGGAAGACTTAATTATCACATAAAGACTCACAGTACTGAAAGGCCGTACGTCTGCCCTCAATGTGGACAGACTTACATATTTAAAGAATCTCTTAAGAAGCACATGGTTGTTCACACTCACACAAAACCTTTCTCATGccctcagtgtggaaagaggtTTTCACATCAGAGAAGTTTTAATGCACACATGAAATGCCACAGTAGTGATGGACCGTACACCTGCTCTcattgtggaaagagtttccCATGTAAAGCAAATCTAGAGAATCACATacgaattcacactggagagaaacctttcacGTGCCCTCAGTGTGATAAGAGTTTTAGGCAACAAATACAACTTAGATATCACAtacgaattcatacaggtgagagGCCTTACTCTTGCCATCTTTGTGATAAGAGTTTTAGACAAAAAGACAATCTTAAGCATCACATACGGGTTCATACAGGTGAGAGACCCTACGCATGCCATCTGTGTGATAAAAGTTACATATATGCACAAGATCTTAGAAATCATCTGCGCTATCACTCGAATGAAAGGCTGTTTAGCTGCGATCAGTGCGATAAGAAGTTTGTTTTGGCATCTGTGCTTAAAGATCACTTAAAGACTCATTCAAAAGAGAAGCCGTATCTCTGTTCTATTTGTGGGAAGGGTTTTCAATCACTCAAAAATGTTAATCAGCATCATAGGAGGCATACACATGTGAAAAGCCATGTGTGCTCCGTGTGTGATAAAGCCTTTCTGAGACCTGCAGAACTCAAGCAGCACCTAAAGATCCATGAAAAAAACACTAAAAGTGCTGAGATTGTGTAA
- the LOC141349118 gene encoding uncharacterized protein — translation MFISDLVEVKEEGQEQNEMIEEHQEDHNLMTDICSETDENSLQERVAAKNVFACHFCGKIFSQKGNLRQHLRIHTGDRPHTCSQCKKTYIHKSHLRKHMMIHTDERPHACSHCEKTFIQKCQLKYHMMVHTDERPFACPQCDKRFISKGRLNTHLKTHSTVKPYICPQCGKTYTFKSHFKNHMITHSETKPFSCPQCGKCFSYKGHLNTHVRIHTSDKPYTCSHCGKSFLFKSRLQIHIRVHTGEKPFRCPQCDKSFNHQVQLRYHIRVHTGEKPYSCHLCGKSFKHKDHLKCHIRVHTGEKPYSCHLCDKKYTQQQRLKHHLLFHSNERPFSCDQCDKKFVSAALQKAHLKIHSVERPYLCSVCGKSFQLLKKANEHQKRHNAVKNHVCSVCEKAFLTITELKRHQKIHKDKS, via the coding sequence ATGTTTATTTCAGACTTGGTGGAAGTAAAAGAGGAAGGTCAAGAGCAAAATGAAATGATAGAAGAACATCAGGAGGACCACAATCTTATGACTGACATCTGCTCAGAAACTGATGAGAATTCCCTTCAAGAAAGAGTTGCagccaaaaatgtatttgcatGCCATTTTTGTGGAAAGATTTTCTCACAAAAAGGGAACCTAAGGCAACACCTaaggattcacactggagatAGGCCTCACACATGCTCCCAATGTAAAAAGACTTACATCCATAAAAGTCATCTTAGGAAGCACATGATGATTCACACTGATGAGAGGCCTCACGCATGCTCCCACTGTGAGAAGACTTTTATCCAAAAATGTCAACTTAAGTATCACATGATGGTTCACACAGATGAGAGACCTTTTGCCTGCCCTCAGTGTGATAAACGTTTCATAAGTAAAGGAAGACTTAATACTCACTTGAAGACTCATAGTACGGTAAAGCCGTACATCTGCCCTCAATGTGGAAAAACTTACACATTTAAATCACATTTTAAGAATCATATGATAACTCACAGTGAGACAAAGCCTTTCTCATGCCCTCAGTGTGGAAAGTGTTTTTCATATAAGGGACACTTAAATACTCATGTGAGAATCCACACTAGTGATAAGCCGTATACCTGCTCTcattgtggaaagagtttcttATTTAAATCACGTCTACAGATTCACATacgagttcacactggagagaaacctttcagGTGCCCTCAATGTGATAAAAGTTTTAACCACCAAGTACAACTTAGGTATCACATCCGAGTTCATACGGGTGAAAAGCCTTACTCTTGTCATCTTTGTGGTAAGAGCTTTAAACATAAAGATCATCTTAAGTGTCACATACGAGTTCATACAGGTGAGAAGCCGTACTCGTGCCATCTGTGTGATAAGAAGTACACTCAACAACAACGCCTCAAACATCATTTGCTGTTTCACTCGAATGAAAGGCCGTTTAGCTGCGATCAGTGCGATAAGAAGTTTGTTTCGGCAGCTCTGCAAAAAGCGCACCTAAAGATTCATTCAGTTGAGAGGCCGTATTTGTGTtctgtttgtgggaagagttttcaATTGCTCAAAAAAGCTAATGAGCACCAAAAGAGGCATAATGCTGTGAAAAACCATGTGTGCTCTGTGTGTGAAAAAGCCTTTTTGACAATCACAGAACTAAAGCGGCACCAAAAGATCCATAAAGACAAATCCTGA
- the LOC129452210 gene encoding uncharacterized protein isoform X4 — MMECVKEETDPESFIITPQHTQQQRDSVEVKEEDQEHNEIKDEDQDHNFMTDSCSETDENSSQERVEDNNVFECHLCGKIFSQKGNLTYHLKSHTGERPHVCSHCEKTFVHKSLLRYHMMIHTGERPYACPQCNKRFISKGRLNNHIKTHSTERPYICPQCGKTYTCKAHLHNHIITHIQTKPFSCPQCDKSFKQQVQLRYHIRIHTDERPFSCHLCDKSFKHKAHLRHHIHVHTGEKPYSCHLCDKRYTQPQRLKLHLRCHSNEKPFSCEQCDKKFVLASVLKEHLKTHSDERPYLCSICGKSFVLLKNFKQHQKRHTEVENHVCSVCNKAFLRAAELKQHQKIHEENP, encoded by the coding sequence ACTCTGTGGAAGTGAAAGAGGAAGATCAAGAACACAATGAAATAAAGGATGAAGATCAGGACCACAATTTTATGACTGACAGCTGCTCAGAAACTGATGAGAATTCCTCTCAAGAAAGAGTTGAAGACAACAATGTTTTTGAATGCCATCTTTGTGGTAAGATTTTCTCACAAAAAGGGAACCTAACGTATCATCTGAAGAGTCACACCGGTGAGAGGCCTCACGTGTGCTCCCACTGTGAGAAGACTTTTGTCCATAAAAGTCTGCTTAGGTATCACATGATGATTCACACAGGTGAGAGGCCCTATGCCTGCCCTCAGTGTAATAAACGCTTCATTAGTAAAGGAAGACTTAATAATCACATAAAGACTCACAGTACTGAAAGGCCGTACATCTGTCCTCAATGTGGAAAGACTTACACGTGTAAAGCACATCTTCATAATCATATAATAACTCACATTCAAACAAAACCTTTCTCTTGTCCTCAGTGTGATAAGAGCTTTAAACAACAGGTACAGCTTAGGTATCACATACGGATTCATACAGATGAGAGACCTTTCTCGTGCCATCTGTGTGATAAGAGTTTTAAACACAAAGCACATCTTAGGCATCACATACATGTTCATACAGGTGAGAAGCCTTACTCGTGCCATCTTTGTGATAAGAGGTACACACAACCACAACGCCTCAAACTTCATCTGCGTTGTCACTCGAATGAAAAGCCGTTTAGCTGCGAACAGTGCGATAAGAAGTTTGTACTGGCATCTgtgcttaaagagcacctaaAGACTCATTCAGATGAGAGGCCGTATTTGTGTTCtatttgtgggaagagttttgtATTGCTTAAAAATTTTAAACAGCACCAGAAGAGGCACACAGAGGTGGAGAACCATGTGTGTTCTGTTTGCAATAAAGCCTTTCTGAGAGCCGCAGAACTAAAGCAGCACCAAAAGATCCATGAAGAAAACCCATAA
- the LOC129452210 gene encoding uncharacterized protein isoform X5, protein MMECVKEETDPESFTITSQHTQQQRDSVEVKEEDQEHNEIKDEDQDHNFMTDSCSETDENSSQERVEDNNVFECHLCGKIFSQKGNLTYHLKSHTGERPHVCSHCEKTFVHKSLLRYHMMIHTGERPYACPQCNKRFISKGRLNNHIKTHSTERPYICPQCGKTYTCKAHLHNHIITHIQTKPFSCPQCDKSFKQQVQLRYHIRIHTDERPFSCHLCDKSFKHKAHLRHHIHVHTGEKPYSCHLCDKRYTQPQRLKLHLRCHSNEKPFSCEQCDKKFVLASVLKEHLKTHSDERPYLCSICGKSFVLLKNFKQHQKRHTEVENHVCSVCNKAFLRAAELKQHQKIHEENP, encoded by the coding sequence ACTCTGTGGAAGTGAAAGAGGAAGATCAAGAACACAATGAAATAAAGGATGAAGATCAGGACCACAATTTTATGACTGACAGCTGCTCAGAAACTGATGAGAATTCCTCTCAAGAAAGAGTTGAAGACAACAATGTTTTTGAATGCCATCTTTGTGGTAAGATTTTCTCACAAAAAGGGAACCTAACGTATCATCTGAAGAGTCACACCGGTGAGAGGCCTCACGTGTGCTCCCACTGTGAGAAGACTTTTGTCCATAAAAGTCTGCTTAGGTATCACATGATGATTCACACAGGTGAGAGGCCCTATGCCTGCCCTCAGTGTAATAAACGCTTCATTAGTAAAGGAAGACTTAATAATCACATAAAGACTCACAGTACTGAAAGGCCGTACATCTGTCCTCAATGTGGAAAGACTTACACGTGTAAAGCACATCTTCATAATCATATAATAACTCACATTCAAACAAAACCTTTCTCTTGTCCTCAGTGTGATAAGAGCTTTAAACAACAGGTACAGCTTAGGTATCACATACGGATTCATACAGATGAGAGACCTTTCTCGTGCCATCTGTGTGATAAGAGTTTTAAACACAAAGCACATCTTAGGCATCACATACATGTTCATACAGGTGAGAAGCCTTACTCGTGCCATCTTTGTGATAAGAGGTACACACAACCACAACGCCTCAAACTTCATCTGCGTTGTCACTCGAATGAAAAGCCGTTTAGCTGCGAACAGTGCGATAAGAAGTTTGTACTGGCATCTgtgcttaaagagcacctaaAGACTCATTCAGATGAGAGGCCGTATTTGTGTTCtatttgtgggaagagttttgtATTGCTTAAAAATTTTAAACAGCACCAGAAGAGGCACACAGAGGTGGAGAACCATGTGTGTTCTGTTTGCAATAAAGCCTTTCTGAGAGCCGCAGAACTAAAGCAGCACCAAAAGATCCATGAAGAAAACCCATAA